From Seriola aureovittata isolate HTS-2021-v1 ecotype China chromosome 20, ASM2101889v1, whole genome shotgun sequence, a single genomic window includes:
- the zmp:0000000991 gene encoding mucin-2 isoform X2 gives MSSRSTQGESKTLTPRSPLFQQASQSIYSPLLSLHTDPGAAMTIPTFKPPLSPISPPQILSLPFQNKAATQDSSKFGVSETDQVNNNHGKNISQDHQNGQILLVNNRFHVSSQCLQSDKPHSSSSTCVTETLVYSIKSKVDTATASPKNTISKPLQHIANTVVSLETKLSQQPHTMQSKGASGEPCSQSDQSSSCGSSTESQSQDDEGCNRRTKENVLGKGRFFSVESSSEQSPKRSRFALKRSVSTPNSTLPRSDSERANKTNNKMDQVLNRLRQTFSTRRSDDDLSFPWKWKRSSQTPSVSDSEINVDGSKTLEEREKKGEMVLKENERLTEGTNRYTVIPPSAVGNTMAGDQFSIWSDKSTPETEQNEWETCVGHKSESKTQVHLTAHSPTTYQFDFYNNNRIDYIPTNQFPSCRDPSPGRSPDPSGGYPTQFRKSASSPRSPFSPFSSLSPLSPYSPPDVTDDSVFYSPKLQHRRESFSPCEPGEGISLGGSRRSRVSTGPPSAGPGPDKERLTSSYADLKYGIEPGRSFSVSSVLSSRPSGPGRISTGSRFKSVGDLSESSLTCGGNDKDWDQWSFTADWTTLEHGCQPPNNCSSDPGKMRSRSLPRSLTRRLANWSSGVSVSQTLTTKASKPVHLRSSNTCHFGWDTEGPPTPPPTPPLSPLSRRMSKPSSLSSPTFPSSPGVPQSVDSQSSRGHLPSRGYISSLSTFEESSDSSSDTTTDDEYYLETGEGEEKETEL, from the coding sequence ATGTCTAGCAGGTCAACACAGGGAGAATCTAAGACTTTAACACCCAGATCACCCCTCTTCCAACAAGCCTCTCAATCAATTTATAGTCCACTTCTTTCCTTACATACTGATCCAGGTGCAGCCATGACCATACCAACTTTCAAACCTCCTCTGTCACCTATCAGCCCACCCCAGATCTTATCTTTGCCTTTCCAAAACAAAGCTGCCACACAAGACAGTTCAAAGTTTGGGGTTTCAGAAACTGATCAAGTCAACAATAATCACGGCAAGAATATCAGCCAAGATCACCAGAATGGCCAAATATTACTTGTCAACAACAGATTTCATGTCAGCTCACAGTGTTTGCAAAGTGATAAGCCACACAGCTCCTCTTCAACATGTGTAACTGAGACACTGGTTTACAGCATTAAATCAAAAGTAGATACAGCTACAGCTTCCCCAAAGAACACCATATCTAAACCTTTGCAACATATTGCAAACACAGTGGTTTCTTTGGAGACCAAGTTAAGTCAACAGCCACACACAATGCAGAGTAAGGGAGCGTCAGGTGAACCATGTAGTCAGTCAGATCAGAGCTCCAGTTGTGGCAGCTCAACAGAGAGTCAGTCCCAGGATGACGAAGGCTGCAACAGAAGAACAAAGGAGAATGTACTGGGTAAAGGCAGATTCTTCTCAGTGGAGAGCAGCAGTGAACAAAGCCCAAAGAGAAGCCGGTTTGCACTGAAGAGAAGTGTCAGCACACCAAACTCCACTTTGCCAAGGTCAGACTCAGAGAGGGCCAACAAGACCAACAACAAAATGGACCAGGTCCTCAACAGACTGAGACAAACATTCAGCACTAGACGGTCTGATGACGATCTGTCATTTCCATGGAAATGGAAACGGTCCTCCCAAACACCTTCAGTGAGTGACAGTGAAATCAATGTTGATGGAAGCAAAACACTAGAGGAGcgagagaaaaagggggaaatggTGTTGAAGGAAAATGAAAGGCTAACGGAGGGTACAAACAGATACACTGTTATACCACCCTCAGCTGTTGGTAACACAATGGCAGGAGATCAATTCTCCATTTGGTCAGACAAATCAACTCCagaaactgaacaaaatgaGTGGGAGACTTGTGTGGGACACAAGTctgaaagtaaaacacaagTTCATCTAACAGCCCACAGCCCAACAACCTACCAGTTTGacttttacaacaacaacaggataGATTATATACCCACAAACCAGTTCCCCTCATGTAGAGATCCCAGTCCTGGTAGGAGCCCTGACCCATCTGGTGGTTATCCTACTCAGTTCAGGAAATCCGCATCCAGTCCCAGGAGCCCcttctcccccttctcctctctttccccacTCTCCCCATATTCCCCACCTGACGTAACAGATGACAGTGTCTTCTACAGCCCAAAGCTGCAGCATCGCAGGGAATCCTTCTCACCATGTGAGCCAGGAGAGGGAATCAGCCTGGGGGGTTCAAGACGAAGCCGGGTGTCCACAGGTCCTCCAAGTGCAGGTCCAGGACCGGACAAGGAGCGTTTGACATCCTCATATGCAGACTTAAAGTATGGCATTGAGCCTGGAAGGTCATTTTCTGTGAGCTCTGTACTTTCCAGTCGACCCTCAGGGCCTGGACGCATCTCCACTGGTTCCAGATTCAAGAGTGTGGGTGACCTTTCTGAATCTTCCTTGACTTGTGGAGGCAATGACAAAGACTGGGATCAGTGGTCTTTCACAGCTGATTGGACCACATTGGAACATGGTTGCCAGCCTCCAAATAACTGTAGTAGTGACCCTGGTAAAATGAGATCAAGATCTCTTCCACGATCACTAACCAGGCGCTTGGCAAACTGGAGCTCAGGAGTCTCAGTTTCTCAAACTTTAACTACCAAAGCCTCAAAGCCAGTCCACCTGCGGAGCTCTAACACTTGTCACTTTGGATGGGATACAGAGGGTCCCCCAACACCACCTCCAACACCTCCCCTATCACCACTCTCTAGACGCATGTCTAAACCCTCCAGCCTTTCCTCCCCTACATTTCCCAGCTCACCAGGAGTACCACAGTCAGTGGACAGCCAGTCCTCCAGAGGGCATTTGCCCTCTAGAGGTTACATCTCCAGCCTTAGCACCTTTGAGGAGTCTTCcgacagcagctcagacacaacaacagatgaTGAATATTACTTAGAAACAGGTGAAGgtgaagagaaggagacagaattGTGA
- the LOC130161214 gene encoding myosin-6-like, with protein sequence MSSDAIMAEFGPAASFLRKSDKERLEAQTRPFDMKRQCFVPDPEVEYVKATVTSRDGDKVTVDTEEGKTVTVKEADVHPQNPPKFDKIEDMAMFTFLHEPAVLFNLKERYAAWMIYTYSGLFCVTVNPYKWLPVYDKAVVNAYRGKKRTEAPPHIYSISDNAYQYMLADRENQSILITGESGAGKTVNTKRVIQYFASIAAVSGKKDVSQEKKGTLEDQIIQANPALEAFGNAKTIRNDNSSRFGKFIRIHFGVSGKLSSADIETYLLEKSRVTYQLKAERDYHIFYQILSQRKPELLEMLLITNNPYDYAYISQGETTVASINDAEELMATDEAFDVLGFTQEEKNGIYKLTGAIMHYGNMRFKQKQREEQAEPDGTEDVDKVAYLMGLNSADLIKGLCHPRVKVGNEWVTKGQSVQQVYYSIGALGKSVYEKMFLWMVVRINQSLDTKQPRQYFIGVLDIAGFEIFDFNSFEQLCINYTNEKLQQFFNHHMFVLEQEEYKKEGIVWEFIDFGMDLAACIELIEKPMGIMSILEEECMFPKASDSTFKAKLYDNHLGKSPNFQKPRIVKGKPEAHFSLVHYAGTVDYNITNWLEKNKDPLNETVVGLYQKSTLKLLAMLFVGYAGADSDKEAGGKGGKGGKKKGSSFQTVSALHRENLNKLMTNLRSTHPHFVRCLIPNETKTPGAMENPLVMHQLRCNGVLEGIRICRKGFPNRIQYGDFKQRYRILNPNSIPEGQFIDNKKAAEKLLGSLDIDHEQYKLGHTKVFFKAGLLGVLEEMRDDRLALIITGIQARARGILARIEFQKIVERRDGLLVIQWNVRAFMGVKNWPWMKMYFKIKPLLKSAETEKEMANMKEEFMKLKDAFAKSEARKKELEEKMVTLLQEKNDLQLQVQSEQDNLVDAEERCEGLIKSKIQLEAKAKELTERLEDEEEMNAELTAKKRKLEDECSELKKDIDDLELTLAKVEKEKHATENKVKNLTEEMAALDEIIAKLTKEKKALQEAHQQTLDDLQSEEDKVNTLTKAKSKLEQQVDDLEGSLEQEKKVRMDLERAKRKLEGDLKLSQESLMDLENDKQQLEEKLKKKDFEISQLLSKIEDEQALGAQIQKKLKELQARIEELEEELEAERAARGKVEKQRADLARELEEISERLEEAGGATAAQIEMNKKREAEFQKMRRDLEEATLQHEATAAALRKKNADSVADLGEQIDNLQRVKQKLEKEKSELRLELDDVVSNMEQIIKSKTNLEKMCRTLEDQFSELRTKSDEGQRIINDFTMQKAKLQTENGELTRQLEEKDSLVSQLTRGKQSYTQQIEDLKRQLEEEVKAKNALAHAVQSARHDCDLLREQFEEEQEAKAELQRNMSKANSEVAQWRTKYETDAIQRTEELEDAKKKLAQRLQDAEEAVEAVNAKCSSLEKTKHRLQGEIEDLMVDVERSNAAAAVLDKKQRNFDKVLAEWKQKYEESQTELESAQKDARTLSTELFKLKNSYEESLDHLETMKRENKNLQEEISDLTEQLGEGGKSIHELEKVRKQLEQEKAEIQAALEEAEGSLEHEEGKILRAQLEFNQVKADIERKLAEKDEEMEQAKRNQQRAVDTLQSSLEAETRSRNEALRIKKKMEGDLNEMEIQLSQANRQAAEAQKQLKGLHTHLKDSQLQLDDALRANDDLKENIAIVERRNNLLQAELDELRSLVEQTERGRKLAEQELLDVSERVQLLHSQNTSLLNQKKKLEGDSTQLQNEVEEAVQECRNAEEKAKKAITDAAMMAEELKKEQDTSGHLERMKKNMEQTIKDLQHRLDEAEQIAMKGGKKQVQKLEARVRELENEVDMEQRKSGESVKGIRKYERRIKELTYQTEEDKKNLSRLQDLVEKLQLKVKSYKRAAEEAEEQSNTNLSKLRKLQHEFEEAEERADIAESQINKLRAKSRDSVAKKSHDEE encoded by the exons ATGTCAAGTGATGCTATTATGGCAGAGTTTGGGCCCGCCGCTTCCTTCCTGAGAAAATCAGACAAGGAGCGCTTGGAGGCCCAGACTCGACCCTTCGACATGAAGAGGCAGTGTTTTGTGCCTGACCCTGAGGTGGAGTATGTTAAAGCCACAGTCACAAGTAGAGATGGCGACAAAGTCACTGTTGACACTGAAGAGGGGAAG ACAGTAACTGTGAAGGAGGCAGATGTCCACCCTCAGAACCCACCAAAGTTTGATAAAATTGAGGACATGGCGATGTTCACCTTCCTCCATGAACCTGCTGTGCTGTTTAACCTCAAAGAGCGTTATGCAGCATGGATGATCTAT ACCTACTCAGGGCTGTTCTGTGTGACTGTCAACCCCTACAAGTGGCTGCCAGTGTACGATAAGGCTGTGGTCAACGCttacagaggaaagaagaggactGAAGCTCCTCCTCACATCTACTCCATCTCTGACAATGCCTACCAGTACATGCTGGCAG ACAGAGAAAACCAGTCTATCCTAATCAC TGGGGAATCTGGTGCAGGAAAGACTGTGAACACCAAGAGAGTCATCCAGTACTTTGCCAGCATTGCAGCTGTTTCTGGAAAGAAGGATGTTAGTCAGGAGAAGAAG GGCACCCTGGAGGATCAAATCATCCAGGCCAACCCTGCTCTGGAGGCTTTTGGAAATGCAAAAACCATCAGAAATGACAATTCCTCCAGATTT GGTAAATTTATTCGAATCCATTTTGGAGTCAGTGGCAAACTGTCTTCAGCTGATATTGAAACTT ATCTTCTGGAGAAATCTCGTGTCACTTATCAGCTAAAGGCTGAGAGAGACTACCACATCTTCTACCAGATTCTGTCCCAGAGGAAACCAGAACTGCTGG AAATGCTGTTGATCACCAACAACCCCTATGACTATGCCTACATCTCGCAAGGAGAGACAACCGTGGCCTCCATCAATGATGCAGAAGAGCTGATGGCCACTGAT GAAGCTTTTGATGTCCTGGGTTTCACCCAAGAGGAGAAGAATGGCATCTACAAGCTGACTGGAGCCATCATGCATTATGGAAACATGAGGTTTAAACAGAAGCAGAGGGAAGAGCAGGCAGAACCAGATGGCACAGAGG ATGTTGACAAAGTTGCATATCTGATGGGCCTGAACTCTGCTGACCTAATCAAAGGCCTGTGTCACCCAAGAGTGAAAGTAGGCAATGAGTGGGTCACCAAAGGTCAGAGTGTTCAGCAG GTGTACTACTCTATTGGTGCTCTGGGCAAGTCAGTGTATGAGAAAATGTTCTTGTGGATGGTCGTGAGAATCAACCAGTCTCTGGATACCAAACAACCTCGCCAGTACTTCATTGGTGTGCTGGACATTGCTGGATTTGAGATCTTTGAT TTCAACAGTTTTGAGCAGCTGTGTATCAACTACACtaatgagaagctgcagcagttctTCAACCACcacatgtttgtgttggagCAAGAGGAGTACAAGAAAGAGGGGATTGTATGGGAATTCATTGACTTCGGTATGGACTTGGCAGCCTGCATTGAACTCATTGAAAAG CCCATGGGCATCATGTCCATCCTTGAAGAGGAGTGCATGTTCCCCAAAGCCAGTGATTCAACATTTAAAGCCAAGCTGTATGACAACCATCTGGGTAAAAGTCCCAACTTCCAGAAGCCCAGGATTGTTAAGGGGAAACCAGAGGCTCATTTCTCCCTGGTTCATTATGCTGGCACTGTTGATTACAACATCACTAACTGGCTGGAGAAGAACAAGGACCCACTGAATGAGACTGTGGTCGGACTGTATCAGAAGTCCACCCTGAAATTACTGGCTATGCTGTTTGTTGGGTATGCTGGTGCAGATTCAG ACAAGGAAGCAGGAGGCAAGGGGGgaaagggaggaaagaagaaaggttCTTCCTTCCAGACTGTGTCAGCACTGCACAGG GAGAACCTGAACAAACTCATGACCAACCTCAGGTCAACTCACCCACACTTTGTACGCTGCCTCATCCCCAATGAGACCAAGACTCCTGGGGCGATGGAGAATCCTCTGGTCATGCACCAGCTGCGCTGTAATGGTGTGCTGGAAGGCATCAGGATCTGCAGGAAGGGATTCCCCAACAGGATTCAATATGGAGACTTTAAACAAAG atACCGCATCTTGAACCCTAATTCTATCCCTGAGGGACAGTTCATTGACAACaagaaagcagcagaaaaattgCTGGGTTCTCTGGATATTGACCATGAGCAGTATAAACTGGGTCACACAAAG GTTTTCTTCAAAGCTGGACTGTTGGGTGTTCTtgaggagatgagagatgaTCGTCTCGCTCTCATCATCACTGGAATTCAAGCCAGAGCCAGAGGGATACTTGCCAGGATCGAGTTCCAGAAGATTGTTGAGCGCAG GGATGGCTTACTGGTGATCCAGTGGAACGTACGTGCCTTCATGGGAGTCAAGAATTGGCCCTGGATGAAGATGTACTTCAAGATCAAACCACTTCTGAAATCAGCTGAGACTGAGAAGGAGATGGCAAACATGAAGGAGGAGTTCATGAAGCTTAAAGACGCATTTGCTAAATCTGAAGCCCGCAAAaaagagctggaggaaaagATGGTCACCCTTCTTCAAGAGAAGAACGACTTGCAGCTCCAAGTCCAATCT GAACAAGATAATCTTGTAGATGCTGAGGAGCGCTGTGAGGGTTTGATCAAGAGCAAGATCCAGCTTGAGGCCAAAGCCAAagagctgacagaaagactggaggatgaagaggagatgaATGCAGAGCTTACTGCCaagaagaggaagctggaggaTGAGTGTTCAGAACTCAAGAAGGACATTGATGATCTGGAGCTGACTCTGGCTAAagtggaaaaggaaaagcatgCCACTGAGAACAAG gttaaaaacttgactGAAGAGATGGCAGCTTTGGATGAAATTATTGCCAAGTTGACCAAAGAGAAGAAAGCTCTTCAGGAGGCTCATCAGCAAACGCTGGATGACCTGCAGAGTGAGGAGGATAAAGTCAACACTCTGACCAAGGCCAAATCCAAGCTGGAGCAGCAAGTCGATGAT CTTGAAGGTTCTTTAGAACAAGAGAAGAAGGTGAGGATGGACCTtgagagagcaaagaggaaaCTGGAAGGAGATCTGAAGCTGAGCCAGGAGAGCCTAATGGACCTGGAGAACGACAAGCAGCAACTAGAAGAGAAGCTGAAGAA AAAGGACTTTGAGATCAGTCAACTTCTCAGCAAGATTGAAGATGAACAAGCACTGGGGGCCCAAATTCAAAAGAAACTGAAGGAGCTACAG GCTCGCATtgaagagctggaggaagagctggaggcAGAACGAGCTGCCCGTGGCAAGGTGGAGAAACAAAGGGCTGACTTGgccagagagctggaggagatcagtgagaggctggaggaggctgGAGGAGCCACTGCTGCCCAGATTGAGATGAACAAGAAGCGAGAGGCTGAGTTTCAGAAGATGCGCAGAGACCTTGAAGAGGCCACTCTGCAGCATGaagccactgctgctgcactgagaaAGAAGAATGCAGACAGTGTGGCCGACCTCGGAGAGCAGATTGACAACCTGCAAAGAGTGAAACAGAAgttggagaaagagaagagtgaGCTCAGACTGGAGTTGGATGATGTGGTTTCCAACATGGAGCAGATCATCAAGTCCAAA actaACTTGGAAAAAATGTGTCGCACTCTTGAAGATCAATTTAGTGAATTGAGGACTAAAAGTGATGAAGGCCAGCGTATCATAAATGATTTCACCATGCAGAAGGCAAAGCTTCAAACTGAGAATG GTGAGCTTACCAGACAGTTGGAGGAGAAGGACTCCTTGGTCTCCCAGCTGACCAGAGGGAAGCAGTCTTACACTCAGCAGATTGAAGACCTCAAGAGACAGCTAGAGGAAGAAGTCAAG GCCAAGAATGCACTTGCCCATGCAGTGCAGTCTGCTCGCCACGACTGTGATCTCTTGAGGGAGCAGtttgaggaggagcaggaggccaAAGCTGAGCTTCAGCGCAACATGTCCAAGGCCAACTCTGAGGTGGCTCAGTGGAGAACCAAGTATGAGACTGATGCCATCCAGAGGACTGAGGAGTTGGAAGATGCAAA GAAGAAACTGGCACAGCGTCTGCAAGATGCAGAGGAAGCTGTGGaggctgttaatgctaaatgTTCCTCCCTGGAGAAAACCAAACATAGGCTCCAGGGTGAGATTGAGGATCTCATGGTGGATGTGGAGAGATccaatgctgctgctgcagtgctggacaagaaacagagaaatttTGACAAG GTCCTTGCTGAGTGGAAGCAGAAGTATGAGGAGTCCCAGACTGAGCTGGAAAGTGCCCAAAAAGATGCTCGTACTCTTAGCACCGAACTCTTCAAATTGAAGAACTCTTATGAAGAATCTCTGGATCATCTGGAGACCATGAAACGAGAAAACAAGAATCTCCAAG AGGAAATTTCTGACTTGACTGAACAACTTGGTGAGGGAGGAAAAAGCATCCACGAGCTGGAGAAGGTCCGTaaacagctggagcaggagaaggcTGAGATACAAGCAGCTCTGGAAGAAGCTGAG GGCTCTCTGGAGCATGAGGAGGGTAAGATCCTGCGTGCTCAGCTTGAGTTCAACCAGGTGAAGGCTGACATTGAGCGCAAGCTGGCTGAGAAGGATGAAGAGATGGAGCAGGCCAAGCGTAACCAGCAGAGAGCGGTAGACACTCTGCAGAGCTCCCTGGAGGCTGAGACTCGCAGCAGGAATGAGGCTCTCAGGAttaagaagaagatggagggagatcTCAATGAGATGGAGATCCAGCTGAGCCAGGCCAACAGGCAGGCAGCAGAGGCACAGAAGCAGCTCAAGGGACTCCATACTCATCTGAAG GACTCCCAGCTGCAGCTGGATGATGCTCTCCGTGCCAATGATGATCTGAAGGAGAACATTGCAATTGTGGAGAGACGTAACAACCTGCTGCAGGCTGAACTTGATGAGCTGAGGTCTCTGGTGGAGCAGACTGAGAGAGGTCGTAAACTGGCTGAGCAGGAACTGCTGGATGTCAGTGAGAGAGTTCAGCTGCTGCACTCCCAG AACACCAGCTTGCTgaaccagaagaagaagctggagggAGACTCCACCCAACTTCAGaatgaggtggaggaggctgtGCAGGAGTGCAGAAATGCTGAGGAGAAGGCCAAGAAGGCCATTACTGATGCTGCCATGAtggcagaggagctgaagaaggagCAGGACACCAGTGGTCACCTGGAGCgtatgaagaaaaacatggagCAAACCATCAAAGACTTGCAGCACCGTCTGGATGAAGCTGAGCAAATAGCCATGAAAGGTGGAAAGAAGCAGGTCCAGAAGCTCGAGGCCAGG GTGAGAGAGTTGGAAAATGAGGTGGATATGGAGCAAAGGAAAAGTGGGGAATCAGTCAAAGGAATTCGCAAGTATGAAAGACGCATCAAAGAGCTCACTTACCAG acagaggaggacaaaaaGAATCTGAGCCGCCTGCAGGACCTGGTGGAGAAACTTCAACTCAAAGTCAAGTCATACAAGCGGGCTGCAGAGGAGGCT GAAGAACAGTCCAACACAAATCTAAGCAAGCTGCGAAAGTTGCAGCATGAGTTcgaggaagcagaggagagggcCGACATTGCAGAGTCCCAGATCAACAAGCTGAGAGCCAAGAGCCGGGACTCTGTTGCTAAG AAATCACATGATGAAGAGTGA